The following coding sequences are from one Poecilia reticulata strain Guanapo linkage group LG18, Guppy_female_1.0+MT, whole genome shotgun sequence window:
- the LOC103480522 gene encoding uncharacterized protein LOC103480522 — protein MIGKKSEEDKLKSSSYTLPKASSKPNLKGAMALGSLNLMQTLKNSPAAFRRRFRRDRTELLSHGDPLFKVHYLGTAKIFSLDREQAQEAISHLVEGIANGKKLGKDHALVVRPRYIEVKELSTGRQLTKTYLQDIAYCAADAGRPNVFLYICKHQGQQLQCRVFWCSRAERARDMTACLARSFQRALNDWQDGSASLPQGDAKVKRLEESCKSASIAKSSTLPAGLGKVHWKRTGSASRGPLKGITRRGSATDSWS, from the exons ATGATTGGAAAAAAGTCTGAAGAGGACAAGCTCAAGTCGAGCAGTTACACCTTACCCAAAGCTTCTTCCAAACCTAACCTGAAGGGCGCCATGGCTCTCGGTAGTTTGAACCTCATGCAGACCCTCAAAAACTCTCCGGCTGCCTTCCGACGCCGCTTCCGCCGGGACCGGACGGAGCTGCTCTCCCACGGAGACCCTCTGTTCAAAGTCCACTACCTGGGCACGGCGAAGATCTTCTCTCTTGACCGAGAGCAAGCCCAGGAGGCCATCTCGCACCTGGTGGAAGGTATCGCAAATGGGAAGAAGCTGGGCAAAGATCACGCACTGGTCGTGCGGCCGAGATACATAGAGGTCAAGGAGTTGAGCACGGGGCGCCAGCTGACCAAGACGTACTTGCAGGACATTGCGTACTGCGCCGCCGACGCCGGCCGACCCAACGTCTTCCTGTACATCTGCAAGCACCAGGGCCAGCAGCTGCAGTGCCGGGTTTTCTGGTGCAGCCGGGCGGAGCGCGCACGCGACATGACGGCCTGCCTGGCGCGCTCCTTCCAGCGGGCGCTGAATGACTGGCAGGACGGGTCGGCCTCTCTGCCGCAGGGAGACGCAAAGGTCAAACGTCTGGAGGAGTCTTGTAAATCTGCGTCCATCGCCAAGAGCTCAACGCTGCCGGCTGGGCTGGGAAAAG TTCACTGGAAAAGAACTGGCTCTGCGTCCCGAGGCCCCCTTAAAGGCATCACCAGGAGAGGATCGGCCACTGACAGCTGGAGCTGA